A single genomic interval of Carettochelys insculpta isolate YL-2023 chromosome 16, ASM3395843v1, whole genome shotgun sequence harbors:
- the PDZD9 gene encoding PDZ domain-containing protein 9, whose translation MKVCLSLSKGQFPALEQISEHTLSATLKTNIKIGEQGLGLIVIQNGPYLQITSLVEKGSAAKNGRLKSGDILIKIGHANVLGWTLRELWQLLNNIPIGTVLQIKVYRDFVEVPHHWQDALELIPEVKSFMKADTSSKDSEAKEDTWTSSDDYEDVDSGSFRYKTAQSFCYDSHELPSISKTWHAFKRKKHTFTVGADIGCDIIIHKDFDAWYTSDFATNGSSSPLYWTMERHDSKSTSSSSSISDAFWLEEFASILE comes from the exons ATGAAAGTATGTCTCTCACTTTCCAAAGGGCAGTTTCCAGCATTGGAACAGATCTCTGAACATACACTGAGTGCTACATTAAAGACCAATATTAAGATTGGAGAACAAGGATTAGGTCTTATAGTAATTCAGAATGGACCATATCTCCAGATAACAAGTCTTGTTGAGAAAGGCTCTGCAGCTAAGAATGGAAGACTCAAGTCAG gtgatattttgattaaaattgGGCACGCTAATGTATTAGGATGGACACTACGAGAGCTTTGGCAACTTTTAAACAATATTCCCATAGGAACAGTTCTACAAATCAAGGTTTACAGAGATTTTGTTGAAGTACCTCATCACTGGCAAGATGCACTTGAATTAATTCCTGAAGTAAAGTCTTTTATGAAAGCAGA CACTTCAAGTAAAGACAGTGAGGCAAAAGAAGACACCTGGACAAGTAGTGATGATTATGAAGATGTAGACTCTGGAAGTTTTAGATACAAGACTGCACAATCATTTTGTTATGATTCTCATGAACTGCCATCAATATCAAAAACTTGGcatgcatttaaaagaaaaaaacacacctTTACTGTGGGTGCTGACATTGGATGTGACATTATAATTCATAAAGATTTTGATGCATGGTATACTTCTGATTTTGCAACTAATGGCAGTAGCTCTCCTTTATACTGGACAATGGAAAGGCATGACAGCAAGTCAACATCATCCTCTTCTTCTATATCAGATGCATTTTGGCTTGAAGAGTTTGCCAGTATTCTGGAATAA